Proteins co-encoded in one Micrococcales bacterium genomic window:
- a CDS encoding septum formation family protein has product MATKGARWAAAGTVLLVAAMVAAASVWMIRNAPDTTEQAAQTIPGVYPISSLRFADCYAIPRDARGDIMTADGVYVVSCDEEHDGQILDQVDLGNLDWAGSVAMKASAQNQCSTAFNRYRPTYDDPESLIPGYFLPNETQWDKGNRTITCTLTMEAPFTGPRL; this is encoded by the coding sequence ATGGCGACGAAAGGGGCTCGGTGGGCTGCCGCGGGCACCGTACTCCTCGTGGCGGCGATGGTTGCCGCGGCGTCCGTGTGGATGATCCGCAACGCCCCGGACACCACTGAGCAGGCCGCGCAGACCATCCCTGGGGTGTACCCGATCTCCAGCCTCCGGTTCGCCGACTGCTACGCCATCCCGCGCGACGCCCGTGGCGACATCATGACCGCCGACGGTGTCTACGTGGTCAGTTGCGACGAAGAACACGACGGCCAGATCCTCGACCAGGTGGATCTGGGAAACCTCGACTGGGCCGGTTCGGTCGCCATGAAGGCCTCGGCGCAGAACCAGTGCTCGACGGCCTTCAACCGGTACCGCCCGACCTACGACGACCCCGAATCGCTGATCCCCGGCTACTTCCTGCCCAACGAGACGCAATGGGACAAGGGCAACCGCACGATCACCTGCACCCTGACGATGGAGGCGCCTTTCACCGGGCCGCGGTTGTAG
- the hisI gene encoding phosphoribosyl-AMP cyclohydrolase has protein sequence MADDSRIAQTLQRLEFGPDGLLPAIAQQWDTGEVLMLAWMDAEAVRRTLATGRGTYWSRSRGQYWVKGETSGNTQAVKEVRIDCDGDAILLMVEQSGPACHTGLRSCFDTARVAPEGS, from the coding sequence ATGGCCGACGATTCGCGGATAGCGCAGACGCTGCAGAGGCTCGAGTTCGGCCCCGACGGGCTGCTGCCGGCCATCGCGCAGCAGTGGGACACCGGCGAGGTCCTGATGCTGGCGTGGATGGACGCCGAGGCGGTCCGGCGCACTCTGGCGACCGGGCGGGGAACGTACTGGTCGCGCTCCCGTGGCCAGTACTGGGTGAAGGGCGAGACGTCCGGCAACACTCAGGCAGTCAAAGAGGTGCGCATCGACTGCGACGGCGACGCCATCCTGCTGATGGTCGAGCAGTCCGGCCCGGCGTGTCACACCGGGCTGCGTTCGTGTTTCGATACCGCACGCGTAGCGCCGGAGGGGTCATGA
- the hisF gene encoding imidazole glycerol phosphate synthase subunit HisF, producing MSLAVRVIPCLDVDAGRVVKGVNFEGLRDAGDPVELATRYNAEGADELVFLDITASSGGRATMIDVVRRTADAVFIPLTVGGGVRKVEDFDVLLRAGADKVGVNTAAIADPDLLTRAARRFGNQCVVLSVDARRARGMASGFEITTHGGRKGTGIDAIAWAGNGARMGAGEILLNSMDADGTTSGFDTELIELVRAAVDVPVIASGGAGAPEDFVSAVRAGADAVLAASVFHYGTLSIGEVKEAMAVAGLTVRSG from the coding sequence ATGAGCCTGGCCGTGCGGGTCATCCCATGCCTCGACGTTGACGCCGGACGGGTGGTCAAGGGCGTCAATTTCGAGGGCCTGCGCGACGCCGGCGATCCTGTCGAACTGGCCACGAGGTACAACGCCGAGGGTGCCGACGAATTGGTGTTCCTCGACATCACTGCCAGTTCCGGCGGCCGCGCCACCATGATCGACGTGGTCCGCCGCACCGCCGATGCGGTGTTCATCCCGCTGACGGTCGGAGGTGGAGTCCGCAAGGTGGAGGACTTCGATGTGCTGCTGCGCGCGGGGGCCGACAAGGTGGGAGTGAACACCGCGGCGATCGCCGATCCGGACCTGCTCACGCGGGCCGCACGGCGGTTCGGCAACCAGTGCGTCGTGCTCAGCGTCGACGCCCGCCGCGCTCGGGGGATGGCCAGTGGCTTCGAGATCACCACGCACGGCGGCCGCAAGGGGACCGGGATCGACGCGATCGCGTGGGCGGGCAATGGCGCGCGGATGGGGGCTGGGGAGATCCTGCTAAACAGCATGGACGCCGACGGCACCACCTCTGGATTCGACACCGAACTCATCGAACTGGTGCGGGCGGCCGTGGATGTGCCGGTCATCGCCAGTGGTGGCGCGGGCGCGCCGGAGGACTTCGTCTCGGCGGTCCGGGCGGGAGCCGATGCCGTCCTGGCGGCCAGCGTCTTCCACTACGGCACGTTGTCGATCGGTGAGGTCAAAGAGGCGATGGCGGTCGCGGGGCTCACGGTGCGGTCAGGATGA